One genomic region from Quercus robur chromosome 4, dhQueRobu3.1, whole genome shotgun sequence encodes:
- the LOC126721461 gene encoding 3-methyl-2-oxobutanoate hydroxymethyltransferase 1, mitochondrial-like, translating to MIHYKFNNPNPTSPHNNTKTKKMTTLAFLSKAKTLKTNSNSNFFTLLRCMSNVPENTVYGGPKNQNPNQRVTLTHLRQKHRKAQPITVVTAYDYPSAVHLDTAGIDVCLVGDSASMVVHGHDTTLPISLDEMLVHCRAVARGAQRPLLVGDLPFGTYESSTSQAVDTAVRVLKEGGMDAIKLEGGSPSRISAAKAIVEAGIAVMGHVGLTPQAISVLGGFRPQGKNVASAVKVVETAMALQEAGCFSVVLECVPPPVAAAATSALRIPTIGIGAGPFCSGQVLVYHDLLGMLQHPHHAKVTPKFCKQFARVGDVINKALLEYREEVTNGSFPGPVHSPYKIGGSDVKDFLNELQKLGLEKAASAAAEAAEKTSKAESPGGGSPASD from the exons ATGATACACTATAAATTCAACAACCCAAATCCAACTTCCCCACACAATaacaccaaaaccaaaaaaatgaccaccCTCGCTTTTCTCTCTAAAGCCAAAACTCTAAAAaccaattccaattccaatttCTTCACCCTCCTTCGCTGCATGAGCAATGTCCCAGAAAACACAGTGTACGGTGGGCCAAAGAATCAGAATCCAAACCAAAGAGTGACTCTCACCCATTTACGGCAAAAGCACCGTAAGGCTCAGCCCATAACGGTTGTAACTGCCTATGATTACCCGTCAGCTGTGCACTTAGACACCGCAGGTATTGATGTGTGTTTGGTCGGTGACTCGGCTTCCATGGTTGTTCATGGTCACGACACTACTCTTCCTATTTCGCTCGATGAAATGCTTGTTCATTGCCGTGCTGTCGCGCGTGGCGCTCAACGCCCACTTCTTGTTGGGGACTTGCCCTTTGGTACCTACGAATCTAGTACTAGTCAG GCAGTTGATACGGCAGTGAGGGTTTTGAAGGAAGGAGGAATGGATGCCATAAAATTGGAAGGAGGGTCTCCTTCAAGAATTAGTGCAGCAAAAGCTATTGTGGAAGCTGGAATTGCAGTTATGGGGCATGTGGGACTTACTCCTCAGGCCATCAGTGTTCTTGGGGGATTCAGGCCCCAGGGCAAGAACGTTGCCAGTGCTGTCAAG GTTGTGGAGACCGCAATGGCTTTACAGGAAGCAGGGTGTTTCTCTGTTGTTTTGGAATGTGTTCCTCCACCAGTGGCTGCTGCAGCCACATCAGCTCTTCGGATTCCTACCATTGGTATTGGGGCTGGACCTTTTTGTAGTGGGCAG GTTCTAGTCTACCATGATCTGCTTGGAATGCTTCAGCACCCCCATCATGCCAAG GTTACCCCAAAGTTCTGTAAGCAGTTTGCTCGTGTTGGAGATGTCATCAACAAAGCGCTTTTGGAGTACAGGGAAGAAGTGACAAATGGTTCATTTCCTGGTCCTGTCCACAGCCCATATAAAATCGGTGGCAGTGATGTTAAAGATTTCTTAAATGAGTTGCAGAAGTTAGGTTTGGAGAAGGCTGCATCTGCAGCAGCTGAAGCAGCTGAGAAGACTAGTAAGGCTGAATCCCCTGGTGGTGGAAGCCCGGCAAGTGATTGA